Below is a genomic region from Parageobacillus toebii NBRC 107807.
GCAAAAAGCGTTCCTTCTCGGATCGTGTCAATAAATAACTGGATCGCCTCTTCATTTCCTTGTACTTCAAGTTCCACTGTTCCATCATCATTGTTTCTGACCCAGCCTGTCAATTGCCGTTTTAGTGCTTCATATTGGGTAAAATACCGGAATCCCACGCCTTGAACGCGCCCATGAACGATTAAGTGAAACCGTTTCATATTGCTCGCCCCTCGCCATCTTTTTTCTATTCTCATCATACAATAGATAGGGGATTTTGTATATGTGGATGTAAGATAAGAGGGAGGACGAAAAGCGAAAGGGAGCTTGGCGATGTTAAGCTCCCTTATTCGCTCGTAACAATATTTGTGCGTTTTCTTTGATCATATTCTGCAAAAAAGGATGGTATCCTAAATAGTTGCATAAAATCCACTGTTTATTGGATGAAGAAAGAGAACGGAGCTGTTTTTCAATTGTTTTCATTAATACGCCAGTAAATAATAAATAAGGAACGACGAAAATTTTTTTGTAGAAAGAACGGCTTGCTTCATATAAACCGTCTTCCAATGTTGGC
It encodes:
- a CDS encoding acylphosphatase encodes the protein MKRFHLIVHGRVQGVGFRYFTQYEALKRQLTGWVRNNDDGTVELEVQGNEEAIQLFIDTIREGTLFAKVTDVSAQEIPVINNETQFRIMY